One Pochonia chlamydosporia 170 chromosome 5, whole genome shotgun sequence DNA segment encodes these proteins:
- a CDS encoding choline transport protein (similar to Verticillium alfalfae VaMs.102 XP_003003299.1) — protein MGGSEITPTASHGTLQQRLSTLSTLAMAFAILNTWIALAGSIGLILPSGGSVAFLYGFIFCVLCCLCVAASLGEMSAIWPTAGGQYHFVFALSSEKTKLPLSFAVGWISIAGWLVIVTVQGYFGAQFISAAAVIASGGTYEITAARTYGIFLAILTSTTAVNIWGNKILGRWNDGALYWSIAGVIIISIVLLAMSDKTDADFVFTNFQNTTGWPDGISWILGLLQSALSLIAFDVVLHMTEEMPNPSRDSPRALIYAIMVGGVTGTIFILAILFCFNDPEAILGTATGMPIVEMIYRATNSRAGTTVLSLMLAVCFVNGSNASITSASRLLFAMARDRGVVFHKFFSHIEPKLNVPMRTILFCYVFNVCFGLLYLGPTVAFSAYVASCTILLDISYAVPIVVLLVRGRGVLVAHRTSRTPFQMGPRLGYFVNGVAVLYLVVTSVFFCFPTSIPVTSNTMNYVVVVLGILAVLIGLYWIIYGKTFNGPQFDMIVGAQERIPTPDSNKVAVETSHKEQSEGSMIA, from the exons ATGGGTGGTTCAGAGATAACACCGACTGCGAGCCATGGCACTCTGCAGCAAAGACTGTCGACGTTGTCGACGCTCgccatggcctttgccatcCTCAA TACATGGATTGCACTTGCTGGCTCTATAGGGCTGATTCTGCCGTCCGGCGGATCTGTTGCGTTTTTGTACGGATTCATCTTTTGCGTCCTGTGCTGTCTCTGCGTGGCGGCTAGCTTGGGCGAGATGAGCGCCATTTGGCCGACTGCAGGGGGGCAGTATCATTTCGTGTTTGCGCTGAGTTCGGAAAAGACAAAGCTGCCTCTT AGTTTTGCCGTGGGATGGATCAGCATTGCTGGATGGCTGGTCATTGTTACGGTGCAAGGCTACTTTGGCG CTCAGTTCatctcggcggcggcagtaATTGCGTCAGGTGGCACATACGAAATCACCGCCGCCAGGACGTAcggcatcttcctcgccatcctcacaTCCACCACTGCCGTGAATATCTGGGGCAACAAGATCCTCGGCCGGTGGAATGACGGAGCGC TGTACTGGTCCATCGCtggcgtcatcatcatcagcatcgtcctcctcgccatGTCGGACAAGACCGACGCCGACTTTGTCTTCACCAACTTCCAAAACACAACGGGTTGGCCCGACGGCATATCCTGGATCCTCGGCCTCCTCCAGTCGGCCTTGTCCCTCATCGCCTTTGACGTGGTCCTCCACATGACGGAGGAGATGCCCAACCCATCTCGCGATAGTCCGCGAGCCCTCATCTACGCCATCATGGTCGGCGGCGTAAC AGGCACAatcttcatcctcgccatcctcttctgcttcaacGACCCAGAAGCCATCCTCGGCACCGCCACCGGCATGCCCATCGTCGAAATGATCTACCGCGCAACCAACAGCCGCGCCGGCACAACCGTCCTCTCCCTCATGCTGGCGGTCTGCTTCGTCAACGGCTCCAAcgccagcatcaccagcgCGAGCCGCCTGCTCTTCGCCATGGCCCGCGACCGCGGCGTCGTCTTCCACAAGTTCTTCTCCCACATCGAGCCCAAGCTGAATGTGCCGATGCGCACCATCCTCTTCTGCTACGTCTTCAACGTGTGCTTCGGGCTGTTGTACTTGGGGCCGACGGTAGCGTTTAGCGCCTACGTCGCGTCTTGCACTATCCTGCTGGACATTTCGTATGCTGTGCCGATTGTGGTGCTGCTCGtgagggggaggggggtgCTTGTCGCGCATAGGACGAGCAGGACGCCGTTTCAGATGGGACCGCGGTTGGGGTATTTTGTGAATGGGGTGGCTGTTTTGTATCTTGTTGTTACGTCGGTG TTCTTTTGCTTTCCGACGAGTATACCCGTTACGTCTAATACTATGA ATtatgtggtggttgtgttgggcattttggcggtTTTGATCGGCCTGTACTGGATAATATACGGCAAGACATTTAATGGACCT CAATTTGATATGATTGTAGGAGCACAGGAGCGTATTCCCACGCCAGATAGTAATAAGGTGGCTGTAGAGACGAGCCACAAGGAGCAATCTGAGGGTAGTATGATTGCTTAA
- a CDS encoding fungal transcriptional regulatory protein (similar to Metarhizium robertsii ARSEF 23 XP_007825946.2), protein MSLAKRNDGCYECRMRRVRCDKTEPECFKCQKKGIKCSGQGIECRFSKHMKRKQAANSASTILAGGTGASTSSKPTKRFQFVNVENGQDGTFSTTPAQETAASYPEPSSSTSLVLASRRRGPELVRDRQGKPPQSQRGVVSFSSPHAAMEIVPPKSRMLFDHFSNFIASKMVVLDFNGNGYRQIVLPMAVQDDLVGQAVSVIAAFHLSQKVPSMHMAAEKGQELILSRLRHQSLNLEPQNLFSMSTWVTILVLLVGDTITGSNNYVYLLQLLSRLAQLAVKEPTLSEATKAFILEQTKMFQLFGFPLSSQSKGVETLTVSPDHYLDFMTSHPSLAMDPEPYANVMIMKDIIRQACYIYRSRASHEATRESSIEAVEKLRQTVIDMDPNVEGRHALVWAYFVASAESILPEHRDFFYNRLKGLFECTGFGSIPLALQTLDYIWSKQDSTNWTEIVTHERQILIM, encoded by the exons ATGTCGTTGGCCAAGAGGAACGATG GTTGCTACGAGTGTCGTATGCGGCGCGTCCGCTGCGACAAGACGGAACCTGAATGCTTCAAATGTCAGAAGAAGGGTATTAAATGTTCTGGCCAGGGAATTGAGTGTCGCTTCAGTAAGCACATGAAAAGAAAGCAGGCTGCGAATTCAGCCTCTACCATACTGGCCGGTGGTACTGGTGCCAGTACATCGTCAAAACCGACGAAACGCTTCCAGTTTGTAAACGTGGAAAACGGGCAAGATGGAACATTTTCCACAACACCTGCCCAAGAAACGGCTGCGTCTTACCCCGAAccatcaagctcaacgaGCTTAGTGTTGGCATCTCGTCGGAGAGGGCCAGAGTTGGTCAGGGACAGGCAAGGCAAACCACCTCAGAGTCAGAGGGGGGTTGTGTCCTTCTCGTCGCCCCATGCGGCCATGGAAATAGTGCCTCCAAAGTCCAGGATGCTCTTTGATCATT TCTCAAACTTCATTGCCTCTAAAATGGTAGTCCTCGACTTCAATGGAAACGGCTACCGCCAAATAGTGCTGCCCATGGCAGTGCAGGATGACCTGGTCGGACAAGCGGTATCCGTCATTGCTGCATTTCATTTGTCCCAAAAAGTGCCCTCTATGCACATGGCAGCTGAGAAGGGGCAAGAACTCATCTTGTCACGGTTACGGCACCAGTCCCTCAACCTCGAACCCCAAAACCTGTTCAGCATGTCAACCTGGGTGACCATACTGGTTCTTTTAGTTGGCGACACAATTACTGGCTCCAACAACTACGTCTATTTACTTCAGCTACTCTCACGCCTAGCGCAGTTAGCCGTCAAGGAGCCAACCCTCTCTGAGGCGACAAAAGCGTTCATACTGGAACAGACCAAAAT GTTCCAACTTTTCGGGTTTCCCTTATCAAGCCAGAGCAAGGGCGTCGAAACACTGACCGTATCACCCGACCATTATCTGGACTTCATGACATCTCACCCTTCGCTTGCAATGGATCCAGAACCCTATGCAAACGTCATGATTATGAAGGATATCATTCGACAGGCATGCTACATTTACAGAAGTCGTGCTTCACACGAGGCCACACGCGAATCGTCCATTGAAGCAGTTGAGAAGCTTCGCCAGACTGTCATTGACATGGACCCAAATGTTGAAGGTCGCCACGCGCTTGTATGGGCGTACTTTGTGGCGTCGGCCGAGAGTATTCTGCCGGAGCACCGCGACTTTTTCTACAATCGTTTAAAGGGACTCTTTGAGTGCACAGGGTTTGGTAGCATTCCGCTTGCCCTGCAGACCTTGGACTACATATGGTCGAAACAAGACTCGACAAATTGGACAGAGATTGTGACGCACGAGCGGCAGATTTTGATCATGTAA
- a CDS encoding monoamine oxidase N (similar to Aspergillus terreus NIH2624 XP_001218649.1) — protein MASKDGYSWTKADGLRPGIPCIGAIQPPSNVKDVQEYDVIVVGAGYSGLTAARDASVAGLKVLLLEARDRIGGRSWSSNIEGYPYEMGGTWVYWGQATVWREIARYGMQDDLEISYDFSRGINKFLLASAHGTQDFTHEQEDALMESALCKLVNIDGTHGRDTIPYPHSGILNPQARKYDYVSVADRLAEIKHQLTPNERLCAEAFILLCSGATLETTSFYEFLHWWALCGYSYEGCINHLVKYKFKGGQSSFAIRFFGEALASGNLSYAFNQPVASVKDSSSGVAVTTRTGQTFKARRMISAMPLNVLADVKFEPPLSKGREAAAKTGHVNQTVKVHAEISDRDLRSFTGISYPHNNLIYGFGDGETPKGNTHVVAFGGQHNHFHPEDSIERTIEAFKGFAPMNVERVVFHNWSRDEFAKGAWFFSAPGLLADHLKDMRDRHGNIFFSCSDWALGWRSFIDGAIEEGGRAAAAVRADLLGRAKI, from the exons ATGGCTTCCAAGGACGGCTACTCATGGACAAAGGCGGACGGCCTGCGTCCCGGCATTCCTTGCATCGGCGCCATTCAACCGCCTTCGAATGTGAAGGATGTGCAGGAGTATGATGTGATTGTCGTTGGGGCAGGATACTCTGGTCTTACTGCTGCTCGCGATGCAAGCGTAGCTG GCCTCAAAGTCCTCCTCCTTGAAGCTCGTGATAGAATTGGCGGCCGCTCATGGTCCTCCAACATCGAGGGATACCCCTACGAAATGGGCGGCACATGGGTATATTGGGGACAGGCAACTGTCTGGCGAGAAATAGCCCGCTACGGAATGCAGGACGACTTGGAGATTTCGTACGACTTCTCAAGAGGCATCAACAAGTTTCTGTTGGCAAGTGCCCATGGGACACAGGACTTCACCCACGAACAAGAA GACGCCCTCATGGAATCCGCCCTCTgcaagctcgtcaacattgacggCACCCACGGCCGCGACACCATTCCCTACCCTCACAGCGGGATACTCAACCCCCAAGCCCGTAAATACGACTACGTCTCCGTGGCAGACCGCCTCGCCGAGATAAAACACCAACTCACACCCAACGAACGCCTCTGCGCAGAAGCCTTCATCCTGCTCTGCAGCGGCGCCACCCTCGAAACCACATCCTTCTACGAATTCCTCCACTGGTGGGCCCTCTGCGGCTACTCCTACGAAGGCTGCATCAACCACCTCGTCAAGTACAAGTTCAAAGGCGGCCAGTCCTCCTTTGCGATCCGCTTCTTCGGCGAGGCCCTCGCCTCCGGAAACCTAAGCTATGCGTTCAACCAGCCCGTTGCCTCTGTAAAAGACTCGTCCTCCGGCGTCGCCGTCACCACCCGCACGGGACAGACGTTCAAGGCCCGCAGGATGATAAGCGCCATGCCGCTGAACGTTCTGGCCGACGTTAAATTCGAGCCGCCGCTCTCCAAGGGCAGAGAAGCGGCTGCCAAGACGGGGCATGTCAACCAGACGGTCAAGGTGCATGCCGAGATTAGCGATCGCGACTTGCGCTCCTTTACCGGCATAAGCTACCCGCATAATAATTTGATTTATGgatttggcgatggcgagaCGCCCAAGGGGAATACGCATGTCGTTGCCTTTGGTGGCCAGCATAACCATTTCCATCCCGAGGATAGTATTGAGCGGACGATTGAGGCATTCAAGGGGTTTGCGCCGATGAATGTGGAGAGAGTT GTGTTTCATAATTGGTCGAGAGATGAGTTTGCAAAGGGAGCTTG GTTCTTCTCCGCTCCGGGTTTGCTGGCAGACCACCTCAAGGATATGAGAGATCGACACGGAAATatcttcttttcctgctCCGACTGGGCATTAGGCTGGCGTAGCTTCATTGATGGTGCCATTGAGGAAGGGGGTAGGGCCGCTGCTGCGGTGCGGGCTGATCTTCTAGGACGCGCCAAGATTTGA